From Ananas comosus cultivar F153 linkage group 2, ASM154086v1, whole genome shotgun sequence:
aaaaagaataactTAAGCGGTCAACATACTTCTGgcataatttttatctttataatactATTTTCCAGTCATTTAAGTTTTGTAATAATTTgttgttctatatatatgtatgacaCTAGAATTTATATATGGCTCCGAGTTTGAATCCTATCAAATTTctaatcatatttaattttttctatttaatttaagttcacgtGATCAGTAGTGAtgattaattttgtaaattctagTTTAATTATTGAATAATCTAACGCAATTCTCAAGGGCTCTGTTGTGATAATTACACAACATTTCATTTAGTAGGGAATTATAACATTTTTAGCTCAAAGAGGTTAATTATAATGTTGCATGGGATTTCAGATGATCCATTTTCGCATgaccaaataattaattaggagGACGCATGGATCGTTTTGGGGCGAATGAGTTGACTATTTTGAAAGTACGTTTCGTGTGATCGATTCATCAATATGATTGTTTAAATTGACTAATTTGGATCGGATTGTGaatcaaattttgatacaaaCCAAGCCTAAGGTACACATTAGGATGTGGTTTCGAGTTCAGGAATATCCAGAAAAACCCATTCTAGTTAAACACAGTCCAAATCTATTAATGTAGCTCAAAatccaattcaaattcaaacttgaatGATATTGACAGAACAttctataaaagaaataaaaaaaattaacaatctCTGGACACCTAAGTGGTACAAACAAAATGACAACTCAAGACATAGAtgcaaaaaatatgaaataacatTTAATAAGGCTTCCTTTTGATGTTTGGCTaaggctactatattcttatgagtatagatatttttgtacttataaaattttgaccattggattagAGGatatgcagttaggatgataatagttTTTGGTTAGGATGATAGAGGTCCTCTaaagttgagtgggtgatttattgaatagtatgatctaacgagtgaaaatgatcaaagtgatagatttaacggtagaaaacttatgAGTGCAAAGTGGTCGGACTCTTAATGTTTGCCCATTATCGATCTCTAATTgctaaaaacaaaaacactcACCGGTTTATCAACTAAGCATGACTCTTCATAATAGATGTTAAGGGGATTGATGTGCAAAAGCTCAGAGATAGTGGCTTCATAGCCCATTGTTGGTTGATTTGGAAAGAAATTAAGAAGCGCACACCTCGTAAACCAAAATTTGACGAACCCTGAGGAGCTCGGCAATAGAATTACCAAGGAAGTGCTAGACTAGAAGCAAACCATCACAAATAGTTGATAACTTTTTTCTATTCCTTgcttttttattctctctttttttttttctttttttttgctttgtcaccatattttaatttgtacctCAAATCCTAAGCCTATTTGGTTTCAAttgttctaaatattttttaatatataaacatatatatagggCATTTGCCCCTCTACATACCTTCCTCTCAAACTAAAAAATGCAAATTATCCTTTAGATAGTTTGCATAATTAATTAGTACAGTTCTAACATTACtcttcttataaaaaaaaaccaatactATTCACCATAAATTGTGATCTTTACCATTAATATTATAtgtgagagaaaaataaaaaggagaaaggACGGAAGGTCTCGAATAACGATTTAAGCGGTATTATTAATTGCTTGCTGGTGGGTGGTTTGGGAGACTAGAAATGGAATCATTTTTGCGAAGACCCAGGCCGACCCGATCCGTGGGACTCATAAGATCAAACACCTGATAGCTCAGTGGGGCATTCCTGATCCGTAGAGCTATAGTTAGACCTCGTAGTCAGTATAGAGTTATCAATTGTACTTTGCAAACAACATCCGTTCTCctgttttttccttttcgtcTCCGTCAACCTTGAGGCCTTGATGCCTCACCCATGTTGTTTAATTCACCTTCtatatgaatgaagcgggtagcatgctatctttttctcaaaaaaaaaaaaaaNtttttttttcacaaaaaaaaaaaaaaaaaaaaaaaggagaaaaaatagAATAGGAGCTCCTGTGGAACCTCACCCTTTTTTTGGCATCCACGAGGCACCAAATCCGTCTCTTTCGTCTAAAAGAATGTGCTATATGTTAGATGAGCAGAGATTGAGCTAggattttatagttttaaaaagtAATAACCACAGAGGAACGGGTCCAggttaaatcaaaaaaattcgtTCCAAAAAAGATCAGAACTAGAAAACATGAAATTAATTTAGTCAATTTACTTGTCAATACTAAAACTACCTCGGTTGATAAGATCATCCAATGAATATTTATTGCTGAGGCAAAAGCCAACACCCTTCTGCGAAAGTGAGTGGGAATTATCATATAATTAACTGCCATTTGGAACGTACGTACGTAGCATTTGCATGCATGTATAATGATTAAGTTAACACTCTAATCCATGGGAAATGACAAAAGAGGGGGAAGGGATATTTTGTAAGGTGTTTAACTCACGAGAAGTGTATTAACCAAGCACAAGGAACGTAATCATGCATTCCTCACTACGTAAAACGTTTTTTAAATGATACGGCGTACGTTACCCACGAGGCTCCATACATGAGAAGCATTCTAGGAGAGATCGAGCAACATAANTTTTATTTATTTGGAGTATATATTGTTTGATTATAAACTATTCTTACCTAGTATGCACTAATACCAAGAGCTAATTAAGGGAGTAATTAGGGTGAAAATTggttctatataatttatttggagATGCTTTAATTGATTCACAGATACTTCTTTTTCTCACAGTAATATCAGTAGAATATACATATAGCCAATAGAAAAGGGTCTAATAGCTAGGAATTATTATGTTATGTTGAAAAGAtactttcttaatttttctGTAAATAATTGATgtattaacaaatttatatattgaCTTATTAAATTGTGCATATGAAATAATCAAaattcttcatattataataccaatatattaataattttaaaaagcagTATTGAAAAAACCCGTAATAGTAAttgaataatatattataattatataagttGCGATTTATTACATGTGGACTTGGGCTTTGTATATGTATGTAGAAAAGAGAATATTATAAGTTATGGCCATGTTAATGGATCAATGATGAGTGTCTTGTGATCCTTTTCGTACTTTATATAAATGTCCTTCCGATATGTCCATATGATTAGCAACTAGATATTGGTTTACCTCCATCAAAGAAAAATGTATTGTGTTCCCGATATATCTTTAcacattattaatatattaataactaAGTAACGTTATCCATGCACTCTATACTAAGATGTAAATCCTATACAAAGATCCTTTNTAATTTTTTTAAGTGAGAAAATATTCACGAATTCGAGAGGAGACGATTGGATTATGTAATTGGTGGTGTGCGTAATTTTGTAACTTCTGCAAAATCTTACttctatttattttctgaaAGAATGAGAGAGCAGCATTATTTCGTTTAGATGGCGAGTGTTACTATAGATGCACTAGAGTGCTGCTCTTATGTGTAGTTAATGTGTTAACATATGTGAGGTAAAGATTTTTTATTGGTTCAAGTTCTCATTCCGagagtactatatatatttattaaagaaaaatactattttgtacattttttataGGGATGTGAATTTCATACCTCTACATCcaatatttttggattttagttaaattttttttcataagacAAGTGGATTAATGTTGTTCACAAAGGATCTTTGTATAGGATTTACATCTTAGTATAGAGTGCATGGATAACGTTACTtagttattaatatattaataatgtgTAAAGATATATCGGGAACACAATACATTTttcttatgaaaaaaaatttaactaaaatccaaaaatactattttgtacattttttataGGGATGTAAATCCTATACAAAGATCCTTTGTGAACAACATTAATCCACTTgtcttatgaaaaaaaatttaactaaaatccaaaaatattgGATGTAGAGGTATGAAATTCACATCCCtataaaaaatgtacaaaatagtatttttctttaataaatatatatagtactctCGGAATGAGAACTTGAACCAATAAAAAATCTTTACCTCACATATGTTAACACATTAACTACACATAAGAGCAGCACTCTAGTGCATCTATAGTAACACTCGCCATCTAAACGAAATAATGCTGCTCTCTCATTCTttcagaaaataaatagaaGTAAGATTTTGCAGAAGTTACAAAATTACGCACACCACCAATTACATAATCCAATCGTCTCCTCTCGAATTCGTGAATATTTTCtcacttaaaaaaattatacgacAGATAACTCCCGCTGATGTAACAAGTTTTACTAGttatctttattcttatattattttttgattataaattattatagaaTATGGATGCGAGCATAACAAAACTCCATCTTAATATATAATTACCATTATAATTGTTTAAAGCGtgtaggaaatttttttttacctttcacCCATGGAGGGGAGAGCTCACGTGTACTTTGGGAAAGAGGGGCATTAAATTCATGCAATTTACTGCAGGGGGAAGCtgatgaaataattattatgagAGCATTTGTTTCTTTGTGGGGGATGTTTGTTTCCTCTCATGTACTGATCCCCACAGCGCCCTCGATGTGACCATAAGAGTGGGTTCGTGTTCATCGTGTCCACATAAATTGCGCGAAAAATCAGCTATTTCTAGCCGTTGGATTTTGAGACGTTGATGAGCATCATCCAACGGTTGAAACTTATTCGTAGCTGGCTCGCTCGGCTTGTATACATGAGCCGGAGCCACGGAGCTGAAAACGAGGAGAGAGTAttgcatgcacctggtgcacctcGCTCCGTACTCCGGATATTAACTCACTAATTAGCTACAAAAGTCGCGAGGGAAATGTGTGCAAACTCTACTCCCCAAAAATGAGTTGTAGATCTTACATCTCAAatcttagaatttaaaaaactCTTTTGGAAATttagcattaaaaaaatattgacaagacaaaaaaaattaatattgatCATTAAATAATGAAAAGTTAGATTTACACCCATTTTAGAACGTACAACTAACATTGCTCAAGTTTTAATATCGTAATTTAACAAACTGAATGTGTTCTTTGATGCTCCTTTCTATTTGGTTGATTTACGAGACTATTTGATGACTAAGTAAtgatttaaaaacaaattatcAGATATAATTTATGCGCTGTGAAAAATTTTAGTTGTAAAGACAATTATCGTATTAATTAGGACAATAAATACAATGTGTGTTGTCAAGATGTTTTAATCGCACTTTTCATCCACTAAATTCTGCAAGTCTTTTACGTAAAATAAAAGAGTGAGATCATCATGCTTCcaaataaaagtatttgaaattttatgcaGAGTAGAGAATAAAAGATAGAGAGCGGTGTatggtgcaccaggtgcatgccATAATTTGTTTGCTTTTAAGTCAATTTTGTAGTCACTCTGTGTGTGTTTTTAACATTTCTCATGGTATTATTATCAGGGGGGGATGGCTCCAAAGCCAAATGCTACATCCCAAGCCTGCCTCACTTGCCATAGCCCACCCATAAAATCCTAAAAGGAAAGCTGCTAAACCTAAAGCAGTTAGAAAGTAGCCTTCCtaatgtgtgtgtgtttgtgtgtgtgtgtgtgtgtgcaagagagagagagagagagagagagagagagagagagaaggctcAAACACAACACCCCCTAGAAAAACaaattcctagagagagagagagagagaccttttCTCCCATCTATAGCTGTCCCATTGCTTTGTTTATTCTCCCCTTTATGACAGCCACCACCCAAGAAGCCCCATAACATAAACATCCCCATTAGAGCCATTTGCGTAGGTGTTTCACATAATTAACAGCGTCGACATACTTACTAAAAGATCACACACTAAATTCGCCATGCTCAGCTCCGACTCGCCGGCCCCGGGCGGTGCCGCCGACATCTCCgcatccgccgccgcggcctctCCCCACCCCTTCCCTTCTCTCcacatcaccaccaccaccaccaccaccaccaccaccgccgccaccaAGAGAAAACGACGGCCGGCCGGAACTCCGGGtagatacatatacatatatataaacatacatacatatatatacgtacctatatgtatatatatatatatatagaaaattaatatatgttAAAGATCAGGAGgggtattaattaataaaataagatatataatacttatgtatgtatgtatgtatgtatgtgtgtgtgtgtaaataGACCCGGACGCGGAGGTGGTGTCGCTGTCGCCGCGGACGCTGCTGGAGTCGGACCGGTACGTGTGCGAGATCTGCAACCAGGGGTTCCAGCGGGACCAGAACCTGCAGATGCACCGGCGGCGGCACAAGGTGCCGTGGAAGCTGCTGAAGCGCGAGGGCGGCGCGGGGGGCGAGGGGGCCGGCGCGGAGGCGCGGAAGCGGGTGTTCGTGTGCCCGGAGCCGAGCTGCCTGCACCACGACCCCTGCCACGCGCTCGGCGACCTCGTCGGGATCAAGAAGCACTTCCGCCGCAAGCACAGCACCCACCGCCAGTGGGTCTGCGCCAAGTGCTCCAAGGCCTACGCCGTGCAGTCCGACTACAAGGCCCACCTCAAGACCTGCGGCACCCGCGGCCACTCCTGCGACTGCGGCCGCGTCTTCTCCAGGtccccctccctccctcccttccTTCCTTCCTGCTGCTCTCTCTCCATTCGTGTTTTGGCTGCACTATCTAAGAGCTATAGCTGTCTCATTctattaattactaaattttttccGTCTTTCAACATCGTGCATATTTCCTTTTTGGGACATATTTATTTTAAGTAAGCAAGTTTCGGAGAGCTAGCTAGCGCAAGGGTGGATTCTGCTTAACCAATATAATTAAGTCTTATAtcttacatatacatatatacatatatataatttgtggTTAGaatcttaaaatgcatgcagTGATAGTTTAATTTCCATCTAAGAAATGAAATTCCTGTACAGAGCGATCGATCGCTCTTGTTTCTTGTTTCTAGACGGCTTTCAAAGAGGCAGACGTCAGGCATCTCAAGGAGATCCATCGGGGCGCAATTCCCCAGTGCCGCTGCCCTATTAATCGATTTCtgcaacattttattttatgtatgtgtgtgtgtgtgtgtgtgtgtgtgtgtgtgtgtgtgtgtgtgtgtgtgtgtgtttggcATGTACACATTTCGGATTAATCAAAATTCTTACGACGTTTGCAACGAGTTAATCAAAATTCTCTGTGCTGATCGATCCCTGCAGGGTGGAGAGCTTCATCGAGCACCAGGACCAATGCACTGCCGGCCGGGCCGGGGCCAGGGCCGATCTCCCGTCGGCCGCGACGGCCGTCCAGCTCGCGAACGCGCGGCGGATCCGGCACCAGGCACAGGTGGAGCTCAGCCGCGCCATCGCCCTCCGCGACCACGCCGTGAAGCAAATCAACGCCACCTTGCTGCAGATCACCTGCTGCTCCTGCAAGAGCCGGTTCCGCGCCAAGGTCGCGAGCTGCAGGCCTGACGACGACAATTCGCTCGCCGCCAGCTACGTGTCGTCGGCGGTGACCGGCGGGGAGGACGCGAAGAATCGTGAGCACAATAATAAGGTGGCGAAAATGGCTGCCACGTAGTTGCACGCGCACCGAGTGTTGGGTGTTCTTCGATTAATTCAGATTATTACTATCCTGAGTGGATGTAATTAGGCTTAATCATGATGGTCTAATTAATGTTCAATTTCATGATGGGTCTCATGTGAATTAGAATCTTTATATATGTTTGTTCGTTTGTTTGCTTTggaattcattttatttaatggAGGAATTAAAAAGGGCGGAGGTGATGGTGTTGTTCGTCCTAGTGATgatcatgatgatgatgacgatgatgtaGCCTTCTTTTTGGCGCTGGATTATTCTTGTAGTGGGTGTACTTGGATATTGGAAAAAGTCAACACAAATAccataaattaagaaattaaaaagaatcTCAGGTGCTTCTTCTCTGCATTGAGGAGTCCACAACAAATCTATTCATTCCAAATGTGTGATAGGTACCCTTCATTAATgtttgataataataaaattaattgagaATTGTTTAGCTCAAGTCTACTTTGGATTGCAATAGTTGATTATTGGGAATTCTCCCTATAAATTAGATCAACTATATAGAAGATGTATGGAGGGTGCTTTATTTAGTCCTGGACTTGTATGTgccttaaattgaaagatttagCTAAATTAAGTCCTTTGAATTGAACTTTCAATATACTTTCTCTTAAGTGACTGAAATTAATGCAACATCGAAATCTCATTAAATACCATTTTATATCAAGTTTGAATATTCCGGTACAATTTGCTAGAGCAACGACAGCATATGCCGAACTTCTATTCAAATTGTAACGACTCGACCCGTCAGTAATAATAACTGTTAGATCCAAACCACCAACCCAAAATTCTTAAACTTTGTTATTATGTCTAGTCTAATCGAGTTTATATACCTTCACATCTAGTCATAACTATCCGATGTAAGATTATTGAGGTGTCTAGTCATAACTATCTGATGGGTGTCACATACTCCCTCCATTTAGATTCCGTTTAGATCATGATGTCCTCGTCAGtgctaaacacacacacaacctAAAATCATCAAACAATGTAAGACTTATCTTGCTAGCCTTATCATTCCGACCCTAACATAACCTGTCATTCACGGATCTTTGCTTAATCTGTCATTCTGACCTAAACTCAGCCAAGgcccaagactcatctcacatttcCGACTGGTGAATCAGCTTTTATACCACCACATACACAGCCTAAGATCATCAAAtaatgtgagacttgtcttgcTAACCTTGTCATTCTAACCCTGACATAACTTATCATTCACCGACCCTGACTTAATCAGTCATTTTGACCTAGGCTTAGTcaagacttatctcacactttttggctagtgaaccggctctgatatcgtcggtccaaaatgcttaagcccgattaaaagttttagccctattatatcttatatctaGAACTATCTGGTGTCTCACATTAGGAAATGGCCAAAACCATCggtccaaaatgtttaagcccagttattatgcTTAATCTACTCAAGGTTATATACCCCCACATCTAGTCATAATTATCCGATGTAGGATTATTGGGGTACTGTCACGTACTCCTTACTACTGACGTTCTCGTCATacctaaacacacacacagtACAAGATTACCGGGTGatcccgctagcaata
This genomic window contains:
- the LOC109725706 gene encoding protein indeterminate-domain 14-like, which codes for MLSSDSPAPGGAADISASAAAASPHPFPSLHITTTTTTTTTTAATKRKRRPAGTPDPDAEVVSLSPRTLLESDRYVCEICNQGFQRDQNLQMHRRRHKVPWKLLKREGGAGGEGAGAEARKRVFVCPEPSCLHHDPCHALGDLVGIKKHFRRKHSTHRQWVCAKCSKAYAVQSDYKAHLKTCGTRGHSCDCGRVFSRVESFIEHQDQCTAGRAGARADLPSAATAVQLANARRIRHQAQVELSRAIALRDHAVKQINATLLQITCCSCKSRFRAKVASCRPDDDNSLAASYVSSAVTGGEDAKNREHNNKVAKMAAT